The window CAAACTATAACATCGGTCTATTAATAACCCAAAAGTTCAAACCAAACAACAAGACAATAAAAAGTTCTCACAACACACACTTCTTGTCtgggaaacaaaaaaaaaagaaggaaattaCAAGAAAAGAGATCAATGGAGGAAGAATACATAAGAGTGATAAACATAACAGTGATTGGAGTTATCTCATGGGGTTTGATTTTCATCCTCGTGCGACGAATCTTCTCAAACTACTCCTTCGACTTCAGCACTCGTATTGTCTCGACCCTTCACGCCACAGTCGCGGTCGTTTTAGCAACTCTTACGATTCAAGATTGGTCTTGTCCAGTTTATCCCATAGCTTCCACTTCATCTCTCCAGCAGATGGAAACGATGGCATTTTCTTTGTCTTACATGATCTACGATCTTATTTGCAGTCACTTTGATCAAGTCCTTAGCATTGATAATGCCGTTCATCATTCTGTCTGCATTCTTGGTTTTGTAGCTGGACTTTGCTACCGAAAGGtagtatatgtttattttaattccTAGGTCCAAAGTTGAGTTTTAAAGAAATAAACTTaaagttttgtatttttcttgTTGTGAATTTATGGTGGAATTAAGTGCGCATCCGAGATGGTTGCAGCAATTTGGATTACAGAGATCTCAAGTCCATTCCTTCACCTCAGGGAGATTCTTAAAGAGATTGGTTACAGAGACACCGATCTCAATCTTGCCGCAGATGTGAGTATTAGCATTAAAACTGATGAATtagaattattattttcatgatttcatATGTGGTAAAAATGGCTTTTAACTATCGTTTTAGATGAATTAGAAACGTCTTTAAATTCTTTTGTAGGTTCCATGTTAGACGTTCCATGTTTCTAATGATCTATTATAAGGTTGATCAAACTAAAACATCTTTTTAGAAATATAGCTATCAAAAACTAAACATAGTTAATTTGTCAAATcttgttatctttaataaacgAATTTATATAGTTCGTGAGGAAAGTCAACTAACTAGTAATAAATGGTATGTAGGTGTGTTTCGCAACAATCTTCTCACTCGCGAGAATGGTGGGTGGACCTTACCTCGTTTACGTCACGATGGCTGCTGATAATCCCATCCTCATCAAGGTAAATTAATTCCTATGCTCTATGatgcatttttttattttcttctggGTTTTGACTTTTTATTGTTTCATAAATTTCTCCGTATGatagtttttttataaatatatgaaacaaATTTGAACGCCACTATTTCTTCTTGAAATTAAGATCTGGTTAAGAAACTATCCGCATTATGCTAATTAATCTCATCATATATCACAAATTTCAGTTGAAACATAataatatttgataattttttttcttacttttgtAGGCAATGGCGTTGGGATTACAACTCGTGAGCGCATTCTGGTTTTACAAAATACTGAAGATGATGAGATACAAAATTATGAGAAGATCGATGCCCAATACAAAATCAGATTAGTTGAAGTTAGTTTACTGTTTTATCGATTATAATATTGGTGAATTCTGATTTGTTTGCCATTTTaagaatatttgatttttttttattttacatgaaAATCTGTGGAATTCAAAATgggattaaaataattaataaataaaatttataaaaataaatttcataccAGTTTATTTTGAATTCAAGATGAAAATGTAAGAAGTAAGAACTATAGAGAATTGTGTGATGTGATGAACAAATAGTAAGAGTTTTTCCAAAATTTCATTTAGGTTATTTTAAAGGTAGCTGAAAGAAACTTaatcaaaaattgaaaatatatatatatatatatatatatatatatataacaaaatctaGTCTCTCATAGCTTTTCAAGACAACATAGATCTTCAAAGCTTATCTCTCATTTTTCTTACAAAGATCATAGCCTTTTAACTTTATTTTCTTAAGTTTTATTAACTTTTGCCTTAATTCTTTTTGTCTCTCAAGATCGTCACTTTGATGATTAACACTTTTCCTTTTAATGacttaattgttatttttaactAAGCTCCAAGTTAGCAATCCATGTGTTGTACACTTCAATGGTATGTGATATCTCTTGTTCTTCACTCAGAAATTGCTACATCACTTgcaccaaaataaaaatacatcacAAAAAATTCGAAAACGTTTATATCGAACTAGCACTTAATAATCCGAACTGAATGTATAATCAATCACAAGAGTAGGATTCTAACCGAGATAACATTAAACAGAAGTACATGACAATCCATTAGACAGGTCAACGCGAAAGGAACTCAAGAATTGATTGACTTGCACTAAGTCATCAGCTTTAATGACCCAAAAAGGTGACATAGTGTACACTTTTCCCGTAATTTATGTCAAATTTATCATGAATCTTTTGATTAAGGATAACTCAGTACATTTTACCTTTCAACATGTAATCTTGGTTGGAGtatactccatctgtttcagTTTAGTTGTCATCGTAAAATAAAATTCTCGTTTCAAAATAAGTATCGTTTTATAATATCaaagcaaaatttattaattttatatctaatttatttttttattgattgaaaTATGGTTAGCAGAATTGGTAATGATGTCTTTTTTCTAAAACAagtatacaaaattaattggtTTTTTAATTGAGtgaattagctcaatatacctAGAATAAGCTCATATTAGCAAAGTGTACATGAAGTGGCAGTATCGGTCCACGCCATACCCCTTAAGAAATGAACGGACGAATTTGCCCTCGACGTGATGGAGCTATGGCAGGTTTGTACTCTGCCGCAGTAGGTAGCCGAAAAGCGTGTCGGGCGAGTAGAGTGGCGTTCGAGGTCATAGGTTGCCAGCTGTTTCACTTCTCCTTCATTTATTCACACCAGATTTAGATAAATATAACTTATGAAGAGAAACTAATGgagaaaaataattaacaatatagttataacaatataaaaagGATTATTAGAACAAACTATCTCTCTACACAAAGACCAAACAAACTATCTCTCCACCACGATATAACAATATGACTAACTCATTTCTATatgatatttataattttgccAAAAATATATGTCCTACAAATTTTTCTTCATTAGTCTCAATTTAGAAAAACTACGAGCATATGAAAAAGAATATATTTGGGGGATCTTCCAATCCGTCTAACAACAACGACAACACTTAAAGGTTTCGCTAATGTAATTTGTGACCGCTAAGACATAATGTTATGTATGATCTAACATAGCATGTACCAGATAACGAATTATATATCAGCTAACATAACATGTACCAGGTAACAAAATCATCTATCGGTTTTCTTATATCAAATTAGATATCAAGTAACAGAACATGTAccatgtaaaaaatattttatcagaTAAAAACAAGTCCATGTAGCATACCAACCATTTATTACTAATTTGATATCAAACTATGTATAAGCTAAAATAACATGTACCATGTAACAAACTAATTTATCAGATAACaacaatttctcaaaaaaatgtaTCAACTCGAAACCATGTATTCTACCAATTCATCAAGTAACAAACCAtgtatgaaataatatataagtcAACAAACTATTATTTATCAGGTACTAAATTAAGTAGCAATTAATAACAAATACTTTATATCTTATGTACTTCGGAAAATACCCATGATCTTTCCAAAAGTTAATTAAActcataatttaaaaattattaatcaaatttaaaaatatccataatttTTCCAAAAGTTAATTTAActaataatttgaaattattaatGAGAAAGAGTTAGGGAATATAAGTTAGAAACAACATAGATTATATGATCATGTCTTGTCGAACGGACACAATCAATGCAGAAACTCGTTTCAATACGAGTTAATAATCACTTCACGTTCATGAAACTGACAACGCCTTTTTAGCTGCGCATAATAGAGTCTAGGGGTATTATAGTTTTGAAATTATTAATCAGAAAACATGGGTACTTTGCCAATATAGATGTCTGTTAGGGATACATACACCAATTAACTCTTCTTAATTTGTATGcacaaatataaaaagataattaaaatgaaatagatggaatataaaataaatgctCACAATGTCCGTTTTTGTCAAACTcataagtaaaaaatatatatataagcatacATAAATTTTCAACAAATAAGTAAAATTAGCGCATGATAGTGGGAAGAAAACTCGAAAATCCACTTTGGTTGAACTGAAGACGTAGTTTTCATGTTCTcgtgtatattattatttagacTCATGAGTCTAATACCACAAATCCAAAAACTAATTGGAAAATTGCTAAAGTAGAGGAACTGTAGAGATGGCAATTGGGTTGTACCGACCCGCCTTGTCCCGCCCCGCCGCGGTACACGGTCAATGCGGGTCTTCGCGGTACAGGTCCACGCGGGATGCGGTTCCTAGAAGAGCTGCCCAATCCCGACCCGCGACTTGCACAAGCCTTGGCGGTACAGGCCCGCGGGACTCCGATCTTCATCAACACAGGCATGAGATCTTTTGTGAGAGGAGACTTGAGTGTGCCAATGTCTAGGTCATGAACTCCACGGTTAATCGCTTCCGCGATCAATTCACTGATTCCAAAGAGATAAACATTGCACTCGTCGTACTTTATCTTGAACTTCTGGAGACGCGACGCACGGTTAATCTCGAGAAACCTGTCGATGAAGTTCTTGATGGCAGATGGATCAGAGAAGTCATGGGAGTGTAACTCTAGTCCTGGGACTTGAAGGCAAATATTTCTAAATCTCGTCGACAAAATGCCTGACGGAATCTTTGGTAGGAAGGCATAAGAGGATCTGAGTTATCAAAGAGTCCGGAAGGGAGATGATTCCATGTGAAAGATGAGAGCATCTTGAGCAGGGATGAAAAAAACAACACCAAAGGTGAGACGAACAAGGATGGACAAATAAGAAGCAAGGGTGTATCCGCTTTTTATAGGTTTGGTGTCTTTCCTCTTCAGGGAGAAGAGACCAGTCTGGTACGGATGATGAATACAGAGAGTCTATGTCAGAGACGTACGATGATCATACGATGATGGAGATAGAGACCAGTTTTTGTGGATCCCCGCGGGTCCCGCGGGATACACCGAACTCATCCCGCTTCTGGCCCATACCCGCACAAGCTCATCCCGCGAAGCCCGCTAAAAATTTGGACCTGGATCTTAGTAACCAATCCCGCCCCGCAACAGATCCAAATGGGCTGGGCCCGCGGACAGGTTCAAATTTTGCCATCTCTAAGGAACTGGATGGAagaattcttattttatttattttaatatgatatatGCCTAGGTTGAAGTCTAATACCATAAATCCAAAAAGAAATTGGATAATTGCTGAGACTTATTATCCGAGATCTAGATCATATCCAAGATCCAGCCCGGATCTACTCCAAATCCAGATCTGGATAGCAAAATGTTAGATCCAgatttttaaatatcaaattttaaattctattaattaataacgatagttgatatattaatatttatgcataaaaacaaacttataatattatttttttaatttttgtaatcttatatttttataaatttgtttaaatatttaatttataaattattttttaaaaaaatagtatttgaaaaaaataatatatatatatatatatttatgatcgaatccggatccggatactCATGGATATTCAGATAAATCAGATCCGAATCcggatattttaaatttttcggatatccggatccgtccAACCTTAGTAGTTGATCTATTGGATTGAAGAATAAGattctcttttatttattttaatatgaccATATAGGCCTAGTTTAAAGTTTTGTGTAACGAAGATGTGCGCCTTGAGGATATTAGAAATGACTCTGGTACCTATTGGGTCGAGCCAACTTTCCCCATGCCCCTAGATGTGATAGAGTAATTTCCTATAGGCCTTTCAAATCTCATATACCCCCACTGCTTTAATCAAATATGGAAATCCGATTTTGCCCTTTTTATTTTCGAAACtattattttctaataattttaaattttcaaaattttcgaaattttaaaatttcaaaattttgaatttttaaaatttcaaatttcggATATTACATTGTATCGTATAGTTTTACTTAGTTGTACTTCGTTCTACTTGGTAATATTGATGTCAGTTATACTGAGTTATAATAAGTACTAGTGAGGTGTAGTTTTACCGAGTTCTACAAAGTTATACTGGTTATACTGAGTTATACTAGTTATACTTGTAATACTGCGTACTACTAGTGAGTTAGATATACCGCGTTATACTAGTTAAATTGAGTTTTACTAGTTATATTGAGTCATATTTGTAATACTGCGTACTACTAATGTGTTAAGTATACATCATATACAGTATTATACTAGTTATAATGAGTACTACTAAAATCAGATCCAaagatgaaataaataaataaaaacgaaaaatGCCTTAAAGAGggagaacaagaacaagaagaaccctaaatcataaaaatCCCAGAAACTTCTTTAATAACCCTAAATCAGAAACatacataacaaaaaaaaaaatagaatccaATCACTTATGGAGCGCATAGGTTGTAAGCCATTGATGAACTCATACAAAACCCATAATCTTACAATAACACTCTATGTAAAAAAAACACAGATCTGGAGCGTATAAGTTGAGCCATCGCTGTTTTGAACAGATCTATAGCacgagaagaagaaggatcGCCATTGATGTTGTTTCCATAACCTTCGACAGTTGTTTCATCACTTACAGCATATCTGATTTGATTGTAGAAAAAAGAGAAAGGCTGTAACTGGATGTTAATAAAAGGAATAAGTAGAATTACAGGAATGATGATTAGTGGAATTCAATGGAATGGAATTAATATTCTATTTGTTCCAGAACTATGTTTACGTGGAATGGTTTTTCAAAAGaatgttgatattttttttggaatggAAATGAATAATATGTAATAAGATGGAATAGCCATTCCTTTTTTTCATTGCATCTGGTAAATATTTTTATGGAATGAGAAGGAATTAAGCATTCAGGAAATTTCTATTCCAAAAAAAATGCATTCTAGTTGCACTTAAAGAAGAGATGAAGCACGAGAAAAGTCgcagagaaaagagagagaagaaagaagaaaatgaaaaaaaaaacgtgtagGCAGTTATGTTTATTAGATTAGGTTAGAGAACACATGGATAAATCAGTATATGTCTTTATTTacgaattaaaaataaatgaatttataaagaaaattagaCTGGATCCTCTAGAGATTGTCTCTAAACATATAGAGGTAATAGAGGTGTGATGTCTCTGTTGGGTCTTGGATCGATTCAGAGCCGGCCCTTGGTAGAAGCAAAAGAAGCACTAGCTTCCAGCCTTTtcttttatcaattattttcgGCCACAATTTCTAATAAGGCTTTGTTGGTGTAGTGGTAATTACTAGTTTTTGCTTTGTCTAACAGCCGTGGTTCGAATCTTGCTATGGGcattttaacttctttttttttttctttctaaaaaatggccaaatttttttttttgcttctagtttttaaatttctagGACCGGCTCTGGCTCGACCACACAGACATGTAAAACAAGTCGAAAAAGTAGAGAAAGAGTCATGGTCTCGTTGAGGATATTAGTCTATTTTTCTAAACAGgatttacatttattttttcaCGGATATAatttacaaatgatcataatcTCTTGAATGTGCGCCAAAAGTTACTTAACAAAGCGAGAAGTTAGTTGACCGAAAATTGATGTGTACCAACAATAAACGAAAAACTTAATTAACTCTTGATATATGTTTGAGTCTGTCGACCATTTTGAACCACGAAATGTATGCCAATAAAAACTCATACATAGACAAGAGTTTACACTAATTAAACTTGTCTATGACACATTCGCTTTATTCAACATGTTTGGAACTACTAGATGAACAACGAGCTCAATGGGAGTTTGTTACATCCATAGAAAAATCTTTGTTATTCATCTTGAGAAACGATACAATTCGGGGGTAGGGGTCACAAAGAGGAATGTGGTTAACAATTAGTAAACCGGAAAGTAAAATAATCTAATTTGAAACTGAACCAATACTAAAAATACTCTAATAGGTAGGTCTGGGACTTATTATCCGAGATCCGCTCTGGATCCGCTCCGAAAATAGGATATCCGGGGTGTCCAGATTCGAATCCGGATAGTAAAATTTTGGATCCGtccaaaccgaatccgaatccggatattttaatttttaggttcagatatccggatccggatccgtatttttaaacacattaaatttttaaattttattgatattatatttgatatataaatatttatacatgaattaatcttatagtattatattttaggttttacaatattatagacatatataaatatatttataaatatttaatttatgtattatattaaaaattagtattttttttaaaaaaaattatttttaattatttttacggCTCCGGATCCAGATCCGGATATCCTCGGATAATAGAATATCAGGACGGATATCCgaaatccggatatccggaaATCACGAATCCAGATCCAGATATTAAATTCACGGATCTGACGGATCCTGATCCGGATCCGGGTACCCTAAATTTCTCGGATATCTAGATCCGTCCGAGGGCTACTAATAGGAACCCGTAATGGTTCTGTTCTTTGGATGGTAAGTTTCAAGATAAGACAGCTCTTTCTGGTGATCATGTCATTGCTTACAATAAAATCAAAGCGGATCCTTTGATAAGTATCAACGGTAATATTTCCGGAAGAAGTCAAAGGGGTTAGCTGACGTGGCTGTGGCAGAGTCAACAGAAAAAGAAGTAAAGACTGAGAATGAATCAGAAGGTTTGCAATTGGAAAATGAGTGAAGAAGTATGAGGGGAGAAGATCAAATAAGGAGTGGCGGTTAGAagtctttatgtttttttttattattgtaaaACCTTAGAGGTGATGAGTCCGAGGTCAAGACCGTGATGAGATCTTGAGATTCAAGTATTCCTTTGATTTGAGTTTGTAATTTGAGAATTCATAACGATTTGTACATTGGTTTGGTGAATCAATTGTTTACATTTGAGAGTTCATAGTTTGATTCATCGTGATCTATCACCCTTCCATCTAGTGCCTCGGGAGTTTCTGAACTTCTGATGATAAAAAGTACTAGAAGTGGCCTTTTGATTAAACCTTGGGAACATGGAGATCGAAATAAACTAAGCAAATCCAGTTTGATACAATATATACAACGCCAACACTCACTTCTAATTAGCAGAATTGTAGGTCGGTATTTCTCTTAATGAATGACAAGCACTATGCAGCCTACCTTTCTACATTTGTAGCATCGTCAAACGCCCATCTCTAAGCTGTGTAATAAACCTAAGCAAACTGggaacaaaactaaaaatatgtGTACGAACGAAAAAACATAACCTGATATATGGCATTAATAAGAATGCAATCTGAGTTCAGTAGCAGTACAAGGCACAAAGCCCGACAACATTAAAtcaataagaaaaagaaagcatCCACGATTAGGAAGAGAGCAAATAAAGGACAAGAATAGACGGCCTTAGAAGCTTCGGGGATGGCAAACGGAAGAGATTAGAAAAACACACACAAGcgaaaaaacataataatagttGGATGAGTTTGGAATACTGAATAACAGACTTAAGTCTCCTTCTCTTCTTGAGCAGGCTTTGTTGCTGCCGCTTCTTTGATCTCCTCTGTACCTTCGTCCTAGTTAATATCATTAAACCAACACCACATAATCATATCAGGACAGGAAGAACATGAGATATCATTATCATCATGCAAAAACGTAACCATGTCATAACAATGTGAGTGAACATTGGATAAttcttttgaaataattttaagaaaaagcACCAAATCATATTTAACCCATTTTCAGTGAAACAAATAAAACTTGCAACAATTGTAACCTGCATGTCAGAAGTCCAAAGGGTAAGGTTGTCACGGAGAAGCTGCATGATCAAAGTACTGTCCTTGTATGACTCCTCGCCAAGAGTATCCAACTCAGCGATTGCTTCATCAAATGCCTGTCAAACTCTTTAGGAGGAACCCAACAGCAGaataaagaaagagaaaattGACATCACCTGCTTAGCGAGACTGCAAGCACGGTCGGGAGAGTTGAGAATCTCGTAGTAAAAGACAGAGAAGTTCAAAGCCAGACCAAGACGGATGGGGTGGGTTGGAGGCAAATCAGAGGTAGCAATGTCCTGAGCGGCTTTGTAAGCGGTGAGGGTATGCTCGGCGGCGTCTTTCCTGTCCTGAGCGGTCTTAAACTCAGCCAAGTACCTATGGTAATCTCCCTTCATCTTAAGGTAGAAAACCTTGGAGTCTCCGTTTGCAGAAGAAGCGGGAATGAGTCTTGAATCGAGCAGCTTAAGGATGCCGTCGCAGATTTTGGAGAGCTCAGACTCGATCTTGCTTCGGTAGTCACGGATCGTGGTGACGTGGTCATCGTTCCCGCGGCTCTCTTCCTTCTGTTCGATGGAGGAGATGATGCGCCACGAGGCACGACGAGCGCCGATTACGTTTTTGTAAGCCACGGAGAGGAGGTTCCGTTCCTCCACGCTGAGTTCCACGCCTTCCGCCACTTTTTCCATGAATTCAACCATCTCTTCATATCGCTCCGCTTGCTCCGCGAGCTTCGCTAGGTATACAAACTCTTCCCTGGACGAGGATGATGCTGCCgccattttctctctctttttttgttcaagctTCAAGGGGAAGGAGGTTTCAGATCTGAGAGGGACAGCTTCTTGTTTTCGAATTTTAGCTCtaaacaaaatatgttttttctttttgttagtgGAGAGCGACGATTGCGAAGGGAGATTCAAGGAGAACCGTTGGATTGAACGTCAGAGGGAAAAAGCGCTGTAAGTGGGTAATGCACACGGGGATTTTCACCTCATCAAACCAAACTACACCTCCTACCCTCCTCCTGCCTTTTCTCATTCTCTAGGggaagtttaatattttttccatGTTCAAAACAACTGTTaccttttataaaaattatttatagccATTTGGTCTCGTGCTGacgttttatattttttttccatgAATAAAGTTTTTGgttgttgctcaaaaaaaaaaaaaaattggttacaACTTCTTGCCCAAAAGACCTTAGAACACTAACCCTGTATATCAAGGACAAACTACTCTACAACAAGAGTATACCAAAACACATAACTCAACACCTTGAAAATTAGCAGAAAAAACTCTCTCAAAAACGCAACCGTCTGCTTTTTTTCACAAAGAGTTCAAATAGACAGGTTTGTTTGCCACATACAATTGCACCCTCTCTTGGTTTGTAACACTTTCCGCAATAAAAGACGCCCCTCTACTAGCTTCTCTATTCACCACCATCAGCTTATACTGTTCCAAACCTCTAAATCTCTGCTCAAATTTGTCTATTTGAAATCCAAAAGCCGGCAACTCTTGTGGTCTAGCAATTGCATTAACCAATTCTCTGAACTCCCCTGCCAGCA is drawn from Brassica rapa cultivar Chiifu-401-42 chromosome A05, CAAS_Brap_v3.01, whole genome shotgun sequence and contains these coding sequences:
- the LOC103868836 gene encoding 14-3-3-like protein GF14 phi, with the translated sequence MAAASSSSREEFVYLAKLAEQAERYEEMVEFMEKVAEGVELSVEERNLLSVAYKNVIGARRASWRIISSIEQKEESRGNDDHVTTIRDYRSKIESELSKICDGILKLLDSRLIPASSANGDSKVFYLKMKGDYHRYLAEFKTAQDRKDAAEHTLTAYKAAQDIATSDLPPTHPIRLGLALNFSVFYYEILNSPDRACSLAKQAFDEAIAELDTLGEESYKDSTLIMQLLRDNLTLWTSDMQDEGTEEIKEAAATKPAQEEKET
- the LOC103868835 gene encoding TLC domain-containing protein 5, which codes for MEEEYIRVINITVIGVISWGLIFILVRRIFSNYSFDFSTRIVSTLHATVAVVLATLTIQDWSCPVYPIASTSSLQQMETMAFSLSYMIYDLICSHFDQVLSIDNAVHHSVCILGFVAGLCYRKCASEMVAAIWITEISSPFLHLREILKEIGYRDTDLNLAADVCFATIFSLARMVGGPYLVYVTMAADNPILIKAMALGLQLVSAFWFYKILKMMRYKIMRRSMPNTKSD